The sequence TATAAAACTCCATATATTCCAAGCCTTGCTCCACCTCCTTGACTTTTTACACCCTTTATTTCTCTCCCCATTGACACCCACCGACCCCGAATCTCCGCCCCGAAAGGAGGACATTTCGAAGGTTTCCGAGCAGTCGTCCCGGAGAGAATTTGAGTTGTAAAAGTCCCTCAAATCTCTATTATCAGGAACGGTCGTGGGCGACACCTTGGCATTCGAAACCGACTTCATCTCATCGATCTCCGCCACCACGGCCGCCGCAGTCTTCCGAATGGAGTTGGACCGGTCAAGGCTCTTCCTCCGCCGCGACGACGAGTCCGAATAGTAGTCCCGGGTTTGGGCTGACCCGCCCGGAACCGTCTCCTCTTCAATCGAATTCATGGGCGGCTCCTCCACCGGAATCTGAGCGTCGCATCTCGAGACATGGACCACCGGAGCGTCCTCCACCACCGAGACCATCGTGGGCATTCTCGGAAATGTTCTTCCGATGAGGTACCCGTCCCACGAAGCCCGAGGCTCGTCGAAGGAGTATCTCGGGTCGTCGAACGACATCCGACCCGCATCGAGAGAGAACCTCGGATCCGTGTCGCATGAGCGCCGGCCGAAGCCGTAATCGGCGATCTCCGACTGGGTTTCTCTGAACTGTCGCCCGATTGGCTTCTCCACCGGCAATGTAGCCGATCCGCCGCCGTTTCGACGCTTCTTCAGCTTCTGCTTCTGCCTCCATTTCTGCAATTTTTTGCTGAACACCGAAGCTGCTGACCAGAAGCTACCTGCAATCTCTTTCAGGTCCCTCTTCTTGGTTTGAGAATCGAGATCTATGTGGTCTTTCATGGGCTTCAAGTCTTCTACTTCAAATAGTTCCGGTTCTGGTGGTGGTTGAAattgctcttcttcttcttcctcctcctctaagATTTCTGGAACTCTGTCTTCAATCACATTTGCGACATTGGGTTCCTCAGATATTTCAATTCGGTCGCCGTCGTCGTCGCTGCTCTGGTTTTCgtcgtcttcctcttcctccttggaCTCAAACACAGGACCCCGAAAGCTGGAAGAGGACCCGCCTAAGTTCCTGGTCTCGACCTCAACCTCAGTGGGTGGTTGTGGTTCCTTCTTGTTGGGGTTCCGGCCGTCGTCCTGGTGAAAGAGTGTCCAGAGAGTGTTCCGAACCCTAACGTCGCAGGACTTTCTCTGAGGCTCAAACACACCAGAGAAGCCCTCGTTTTTAGAGGCAGAGAAGGATTTGGTTCGCCGGAGCTCAGGAAAAAAGGAGGTGGGTCGGGTTTTGTTGGTGGAGGAGGCCCCACCACCGCCAATGGGGGGCTTGAAAATGGCCTTAAGGGCAGCAGCGGCAGTGGAGGAAGTAGGGGGTTTGCGAGAagtggaagaggaagaggaagaagggtCCAAAACGGCAAGCCGTTCGCAGAGGCATGAGGGGCAGAATCCAGTGAAGTGCTCTTCTGGGTGACGGTCGCAGGAGGTGGAGGGTCGGTTGGGCTGAGGCGGCTGCGGCGGATGTAGTGGTGGCGGTGGTGCTGCTGCTTCTGCGCTGGGATTCATAACCGGTGGTGGTGCTCTGTGTTGTTGCCCactctgctgctgctgctcatGTTATgagagtgaagaagaagaagaagtgtgAGTGTGTGGACTATGAGAGCTACTGTTTCTGTTTGGCTCCCAACGGACagtgagagaaagagagagagagagagagagagagagaagagagatgaGATTGTGAAGCACAAAGgggaaaataaatgaaatgaatTGAAAATGTTTGATAATATGCCCCACACACttactcactcactcactcaccgTCTGCTATTTCTCTCTGTGTTTCTGTTTGCCCATTGTggggttttcctttttctttttttttggtgttcttttttgtggtttgctttattatttatgtatttttttttctttttctttttctctgggGGCACTCGCTGgtgaaaagacaattttctGCCTAGGTACCTACTGAATCCTTAATCGAGGTCAGTAAATAGGCCCCTCTAGAGGCTCTGTTTGGGGAAGTGGGTTGTTTAACTTGTTTTGGATGCCATTGGAACGCTACGGTTTCTATTTCAGATTTACATGTTTTAAGTTGTGAACCTCCGCTCACAATGCATTATTTCAGAACCATTTATTTATGGGTAGTAGTTGATCAGGACAGTGAGTTCGGTTTTTTGGACTCAATTTCAAATCTCATGTTTGTAAATTAACTTAATGTAGATTATCgcttgaatttaaaaaaattatttatttatgcataTGAGATTTAAGCAAGTTGATTAACACTGTAAGCTCCCTCCTTACAAGAAGTTCGAATTCCTTTATTTTAGTAAATTAGATTAATCTAGTATAAGTTACAAGggtttttaatatatttaattaagatTTTTGTGACAAAAGAGTTGCATGTCAAGATTCTGAATTTCACTTTCCTCGTACCAGAAGACCTTAATatcaaatattatttcatgATATATACATTGGTGGCAATATCTATCTAGTTTGTTGAACTGGAAATTCTTCACTCAGTTGGTACTTGGTACTAAATTAACAGGAACAACAACTGTAGAATATGGCACCCTCCagccaaaaagaaatagtGCATCCAGTATTCTATGgctaaatataaaattaaggTACCCTCTCTCTGTGTTTGACTTTAAATACCATAGCAAATACCCAAGTTGGCACAAATCACTTCCTAATTAAGTGGGATTAGCAAGAGCCATGCATTGCAAGAGAGTTTCATTAGCAAAAGCAGGGGATGAGGTGCCCAAATTGCTTAgctttttggcttttttttgtttataatttgggaGGGTGCTTTGGATTTTCAAAGATTCCTGTCGAgagagaaaaagcaaaagcaaaccACGCCATCACTATgggggaggggagagagagaggtttggagctgctgctgctgctgttgctgtgctgtttctctctttctcacatttcgctttctttccttctttctttctctctttcttttctttctttcttttcctcctttttctttttcctgttctgggttctttttgtttttcggctttctttctttttttccctcccAAATAGCTCCCATCGTATTCTCTGCTCATGCATTTGCTTTGCTATTTGGcatttgctttgctttgctttcccACTTTACatctatttattttgtaaacaacaaaaacaaaatgatggCTTGCACTCTCCAAACACTAAATTTCAAAACCCTATAGATCAATTGTCACACTCTCGCACAGACACAAAGAGACAGATTCAGACTccaccaaacaaaaaatgtcAAAACGGAAATAAGGAAGTATTTCTCCAAATCGAGGCCGTTCCGGCTCTATCTAAGCTTTTGGCCACATTATTGATGAGAGCATATATACATTTTATCATCTAGCAATCAGAATATGACATCCTATGTTATGTTGGTGTGACCTTTacccaaaatcagaaaatctTTCTCCATTTGGTCATGGAAATGGGGACTTAAGCTAGGGCTGGCTTTAGCTTGGCCTGCCTTTATATAAGGTAAAAGGGTGGTGCGTGATGCATTTGATGCGTGCCCTGCCTCTCTGCCTCCTGCAGCATGCAGCAGCATCCTGCATACATAGATTCTTTCTCTGAGACTCTCCATCAAACACAAATATGGAATCACTCGAGAAGATGGTGAAAGCCATAGGTTCCCCTTCCATTTTCTCCAAAAGGGCAATCTGCTTTTTTCCAATAATTTAGCTGTGATTTAAACATATCATAAAACTTCCAAAAtctttttataatatatattcttttaggCAAATGCACGAACACTTTGGTCACCTAATTTGTTTTGCACCAAGACAAAGTTTGTACGAACtgtgaaaatatttatataaataaaacttatcatgaaaactgaaatttattTACTTGTCCTCCCTCAAAAGCTCACATGAGCTGCTTTACAGAACCCCATTGATCCAACACACAGTACTGTATGGCCATGTTCTATTGGGTGAGCAGAGTGTACTCGGGCTGTGGTTTATAGTGGGgcttggaaaagaaaaaagaaaagacccgAAATGAAGGTTGATTGTTGATTGACGCGATCATACATGCTTGTGAAAAAAGGGCAGAGGAAAAAACAAGGTTTTACACTGGTACACAAACTGATatcatttcaaatttatcttgtgacttattttcatttgtacTTAGTAAAATGTTAAGCTATCTTATTTACATGAGCGTACGTGTGACTAAACGTCTGACCTAAGCATTGttcgaattatttcattaattatGTTCATTCTTGTCTCAACACATTATttaaactcataatttatcaATGTAAACATTTATTTCATGATGTAATTAAGTCTAGCAATAAAAtagtaccttttttttttttttttgtgaaagtAAAACATTACCCTTCAAAATGCTTTTATATTAACATGTTTACTTAGCAAGAATAAGAGTCATGAATTGAAAAACTTAGATAGAGAAATTAGGAAATTGAATCAACTACACAATTGATTCTATTCTTGATTTTGATGGTATTTAATTGCGGAttgtaacataaaatttacataattttttattcttatatGTTAGTATTAGTAAATGCAGGAAAAGTCATAATTTAGAATCAATACAATACCCATGTGTTAGTAAATACAcataaaaacagaaattgaaaTCACGTCAGTATCTATTTCTGAAAAGTAAACATTAGTATGTGAGTTCTTAAGAAGATGATTGAGTTAAGAGTTGAGAGACCCCACAACACCGCTGAGTCACGAGAGATGACCCGCCGGCTGAATGGAGAGCCCATCCAGGAGCAGACCTACCTCTCAATCGGTTGCACATCACGGGGTCCCATTAAACACACTCTTACTCATGTCACATGGGATATGAATATCTGCAAGAAATTTTGTTATCCAGAGatccacagagagagaaacacagagatttgatttggtggtg comes from Prunus dulcis chromosome 6, ALMONDv2, whole genome shotgun sequence and encodes:
- the LOC117632806 gene encoding protein OCTOPUS-like; the encoded protein is MNPSAEAAAPPPPLHPPQPPQPNRPSTSCDRHPEEHFTGFCPSCLCERLAVLDPSSSSSSTSRKPPTSSTAAAALKAIFKPPIGGGGASSTNKTRPTSFFPELRRTKSFSASKNEGFSGVFEPQRKSCDVRVRNTLWTLFHQDDGRNPNKKEPQPPTEVEVETRNLGGSSSSFRGPVFESKEEEEDDENQSSDDDGDRIEISEEPNVANVIEDRVPEILEEEEEEEEQFQPPPEPELFEVEDLKPMKDHIDLDSQTKKRDLKEIAGSFWSAASVFSKKLQKWRQKQKLKKRRNGGGSATLPVEKPIGRQFRETQSEIADYGFGRRSCDTDPRFSLDAGRMSFDDPRYSFDEPRASWDGYLIGRTFPRMPTMVSVVEDAPVVHVSRCDAQIPVEEPPMNSIEEETVPGGSAQTRDYYSDSSSRRRKSLDRSNSIRKTAAAVVAEIDEMKSVSNAKVSPTTVPDNRDLRDFYNSNSLRDDCSETFEMSSFRGGDSGSVGVNGERNKGCKKSRRWSKAWNIWSFIHRRGGNKEEDEDRYSSVRSNGVERSFSESWPELRGGERNGEAKGFNPKIMRSNSSASWRNSSHGFGGVGGSFGSMRKNYSNGAAVAAAAAAAVEANGNAGRKKKDDQFVLERNRSARYSPNHIDNGLLRFYLTPMRSSWRSGAGKTRSSHAHSIARSVLRLY